A single genomic interval of halophilic archaeon DL31 harbors:
- a CDS encoding diphthine synthase (PFAM: Tetrapyrrole methylase~TIGRFAM: Diphthine synthase~HAMAP: Diphthine synthase~KEGG: hla:Hlac_0892 diphthine synthase), translating to MLTFIGLGLYDERSVTVEGQDALRAADRVFAEFYTSRLVGSSVDELEAYHGVDIEVRDRAGVEQEPEPVLAAAEEEDVAFLTAGDTMISTTHVDLRLRAHKRGVDTRVIHGVSAQSAAAGLTGLQNYRFGKATTLPFPGAHGGDDVPASVIDTIEANRERGLHTLVYLDIKVDDPTADAAGLAEGEEYMTGEYAAELLAEGWADELAVVVGRAGSPEPVVVADRLSALAEREFGAPLHLLVIPAVPHHLEADALRELAGAPAALLGDQ from the coding sequence ATGCTCACGTTCATCGGACTCGGCCTCTATGACGAGCGTTCGGTCACTGTCGAGGGACAGGATGCGCTCCGGGCGGCCGACCGCGTGTTCGCGGAGTTCTACACCAGCCGGCTGGTGGGGAGCTCCGTCGACGAACTGGAGGCGTACCATGGCGTCGATATCGAGGTCCGGGACCGAGCGGGCGTCGAGCAAGAGCCCGAACCGGTGCTCGCGGCCGCCGAGGAGGAAGACGTCGCCTTCCTTACCGCAGGGGACACGATGATCTCGACGACCCACGTCGACCTCCGGCTGCGTGCACACAAACGCGGTGTCGACACCCGCGTCATCCACGGCGTCTCCGCGCAGTCGGCCGCGGCTGGACTGACAGGGCTGCAGAACTACCGCTTCGGGAAAGCGACGACCCTCCCCTTCCCCGGTGCCCACGGCGGTGACGACGTGCCGGCGAGCGTCATCGACACCATCGAAGCCAACCGCGAGCGTGGCCTCCACACGCTGGTCTACCTCGACATCAAAGTCGACGACCCGACTGCCGACGCTGCGGGACTCGCGGAGGGTGAGGAGTATATGACTGGGGAGTACGCTGCCGAGCTGCTGGCCGAGGGGTGGGCTGACGAACTCGCGGTCGTCGTGGGCCGTGCAGGCAGTCCGGAGCCAGTGGTTGTGGCGGACCGCCTCTCAGCACTGGCCGAGCGTGAGTTTGGTGCGCCACTCCATCTCCTGGTGATTCCGGCAGTGCCCCACCATCTGGAGGCGGACGCGCTCCGGGAGCTTGCGGGCGCGCCGGCGGCGCTGCTGGGCGACCAATAA
- a CDS encoding Exosortase EpsH-related protein (PFAM: Exosortase EpsH-related~KEGG: hwa:HQ1604A hypothetical protein) yields MVGAFTDALAWVVILAFALGAGLEILSRRKDRSAPSGSLEAAIGAGRELRQYARTVSATAWGLFALFWLVLFPHFAFSQKSYVEGALSLIAVPACLYAGYLLWNGRETLFLLSRSTAIMGLIYLPFETIPAVTVAGTNIPAPREMLIEIVAAQTGYMMSLFGSNPELIVGSQGYENTYEFIAASGHIIQFSVVLACTGLGSIAIFAGLIGAVRAPLGRKLRGLAIAVPIIYGLNLVRTTFIGITFGEQLLHIYPEAVLFLFGASDEYLVSWFISDRILSQLLAVIALIGVTYLVVRELPEILTIIEDVLYMVTNDEYDLEEALDLPRRSSN; encoded by the coding sequence ATGGTTGGGGCATTCACCGACGCGCTGGCGTGGGTCGTCATACTGGCCTTCGCCCTCGGCGCGGGACTGGAAATTCTCTCGCGTCGAAAAGACCGAAGCGCCCCATCGGGCTCACTTGAGGCAGCAATCGGCGCTGGCAGAGAGCTACGACAGTACGCCCGCACAGTCAGCGCGACAGCGTGGGGGCTGTTCGCGCTGTTCTGGCTGGTGTTGTTCCCCCACTTCGCGTTCTCGCAGAAGAGCTACGTCGAGGGTGCGCTCTCGCTGATTGCGGTGCCGGCCTGCCTCTATGCGGGCTACCTCCTCTGGAACGGTCGCGAGACGCTGTTCCTGCTCTCACGCTCGACAGCCATCATGGGCCTCATCTACCTCCCCTTCGAGACCATTCCGGCGGTCACCGTCGCCGGGACAAACATCCCCGCCCCGAGAGAGATGCTCATCGAAATCGTCGCCGCCCAGACTGGGTACATGATGAGTCTCTTCGGCTCGAACCCGGAGCTCATCGTCGGCTCACAGGGGTACGAGAACACCTACGAGTTCATCGCCGCAAGCGGGCACATTATCCAGTTCTCGGTCGTGCTCGCCTGCACCGGGCTGGGAAGCATCGCCATCTTTGCGGGGCTCATCGGCGCCGTTCGCGCGCCGCTGGGCCGGAAGCTCCGAGGACTCGCCATCGCAGTCCCCATCATCTACGGGCTGAACCTCGTCCGGACCACCTTCATCGGTATCACGTTCGGCGAGCAACTGCTGCACATCTACCCCGAGGCCGTGCTGTTCCTCTTCGGAGCCTCCGACGAGTATCTCGTCTCGTGGTTCATCTCCGACCGCATCCTGAGTCAGCTACTGGCCGTTATAGCGCTGATCGGCGTAACCTATCTCGTCGTGCGCGAGCTGCCGGAGATACTCACCATCATCGAGGACGTGCTCTACATGGTGACCAACGACGAGTACGACCTCGAAGAAGCGCTCGACCTGCCCCGTCGCTCGAGCAACTAA
- a CDS encoding hypothetical protein (KEGG: hla:Hlac_2976 hypothetical protein), whose amino-acid sequence MTDNNNKIRALFLTALMVFSVFAGTIALTGTAAAVNDTDIAVDEFTNKTVYESSTTLHTVNFTVKNLSSDPGEDTTTITLPSGATVNNVSQNSFNGTNASFVSATGSSNKIVVTTNNTDNASFTLSATVEVTWPSVSSDTDGVSITVDDSDGSSVTVTNSGLLTITDTKTASAESSPTLVFQGQTVLANGFHSGDVQLRRGGSESSTFVRGLTADSTGQVVVDSSNLDGGETYFVTGSSTSAQYFEVAVQSLTVSADDGEVDNGGSDTTEELTIESNRGGEFNHTISSDDASQDELLQIFGSSAVADGEDDVALVGSDGTTADLNFSELDAGSYSFDVSVQDTTASDSFTVNVTDVGAGSATFANSSVEVSQGDIASVTIDLSEAATGGTFIIGSDDAGYQANISFTDGNDDGEVTVQFNTYTAGNVSGATVVTAADNDDTVTLDSQTDLANLLDDGEYELAVGTGDNVSVTDSPDDVGTVFLTERSTDSQLIWTAPGAAEGDLDADDDGTVSESEVMAAVDAGLITQDNTITTTDLLIHQVNATGLEGVIDANGGLMGAIESGSINVTVEQTNPGRNANPKVLNLSDSDTQNALTVVEAEGGFFIIIDAADADFDRVADDGTITSGNLTAADGDEFNATISVADDKLLGDEDAEQSVSANFEVESPMTELDSDPVNVTASNATISGTTNYAPGTELTVRARSTGDTQPRFFNTKTVTVQPDGTFNASFDFSAQSSGDTFGVTVRFSGSPVATADGNIMESTSTPTATATATAEPDGTETATATAAPDTDMATDTATNESDDDTETGTSEDTPGFGVAVALIALLAAALLAGRRE is encoded by the coding sequence ATGACAGACAACAACAATAAGATTCGCGCGCTGTTCCTGACAGCGCTGATGGTGTTCAGCGTCTTCGCTGGCACAATCGCGCTTACAGGAACGGCCGCAGCGGTCAACGACACTGACATCGCCGTCGACGAGTTCACCAACAAAACGGTGTACGAAAGTAGCACAACTCTCCACACGGTGAACTTCACCGTGAAGAACCTCAGCTCAGACCCTGGTGAGGACACTACGACCATCACGCTTCCCAGCGGGGCGACGGTCAACAATGTCTCCCAGAACAGCTTCAACGGCACAAACGCTAGCTTTGTTAGCGCTACCGGGTCTAGCAACAAGATTGTCGTCACCACGAATAATACGGACAACGCCAGCTTCACGCTGAGCGCGACCGTGGAAGTGACGTGGCCGAGCGTCAGCAGTGACACCGACGGTGTCAGCATCACTGTGGACGACTCTGATGGATCCTCCGTGACTGTGACCAATAGTGGCCTCCTGACCATCACCGACACCAAGACGGCGTCAGCTGAAAGCAGCCCGACGCTCGTCTTCCAGGGTCAGACTGTCCTGGCTAATGGGTTCCACTCCGGGGACGTTCAGCTTCGCCGTGGCGGCAGTGAATCCAGCACGTTCGTTCGCGGCTTGACCGCCGACAGCACGGGTCAGGTCGTCGTCGACTCGTCGAACCTGGATGGTGGCGAGACGTACTTCGTCACCGGCTCCTCGACGTCCGCACAGTACTTCGAGGTCGCCGTTCAGTCGCTCACTGTGAGCGCCGATGACGGCGAAGTCGACAACGGCGGCTCGGACACCACCGAGGAACTCACCATCGAGTCCAACCGTGGTGGCGAGTTCAACCACACCATCTCGTCCGACGATGCGAGTCAGGACGAGCTGCTCCAGATCTTCGGCTCGAGCGCGGTCGCTGACGGCGAGGACGACGTTGCCCTCGTCGGCAGCGACGGCACGACTGCTGACCTGAACTTCTCCGAACTCGACGCTGGTTCCTACAGCTTCGACGTCAGCGTTCAGGACACCACCGCCTCCGACTCCTTCACGGTCAACGTGACGGACGTCGGCGCCGGTTCGGCCACCTTCGCGAACTCGAGCGTCGAGGTCTCGCAGGGTGACATCGCGAGCGTCACGATTGACCTGAGCGAGGCTGCCACCGGAGGCACCTTCATCATCGGTAGCGACGATGCCGGCTACCAGGCCAACATCTCGTTCACCGACGGTAACGACGACGGCGAAGTCACCGTCCAGTTCAACACCTACACGGCGGGCAACGTGTCCGGCGCGACGGTCGTGACGGCCGCCGACAACGACGACACGGTCACTCTGGACAGCCAGACCGACCTCGCGAACCTCCTGGACGACGGCGAGTACGAGCTCGCTGTCGGTACGGGTGACAACGTCTCCGTCACGGACTCACCCGACGACGTCGGGACGGTCTTCCTGACGGAGCGCTCCACGGACAGCCAGCTTATCTGGACCGCCCCCGGCGCAGCCGAGGGCGACCTGGACGCTGACGACGACGGCACGGTCTCCGAGTCGGAGGTCATGGCCGCCGTCGATGCTGGCCTCATCACGCAGGACAACACGATCACCACGACTGACCTCCTCATCCACCAGGTCAACGCGACCGGTCTCGAGGGTGTCATCGACGCGAACGGTGGTCTGATGGGCGCTATCGAGAGCGGCTCGATCAACGTCACAGTCGAACAGACCAACCCCGGCCGCAACGCCAACCCCAAGGTCCTCAACCTCTCCGACAGCGACACGCAGAACGCGCTGACGGTGGTCGAGGCCGAGGGTGGCTTCTTCATCATCATCGACGCGGCCGACGCCGACTTCGACCGCGTCGCTGACGACGGGACGATCACGAGCGGGAACCTCACCGCCGCCGATGGCGACGAGTTCAACGCGACCATTTCGGTGGCTGACGACAAGCTCCTCGGCGACGAGGACGCTGAGCAGTCCGTCTCCGCCAACTTCGAGGTTGAGTCTCCCATGACGGAGCTCGACAGTGACCCGGTCAACGTCACGGCCTCGAACGCGACCATCTCGGGCACGACCAACTACGCGCCCGGAACCGAGCTGACCGTGCGCGCCCGCTCCACGGGCGACACCCAGCCGCGGTTCTTCAACACCAAGACTGTGACCGTGCAGCCGGACGGGACGTTCAACGCCTCGTTCGACTTCTCGGCGCAGTCCTCCGGTGACACGTTCGGTGTAACCGTCCGCTTCAGCGGCTCCCCTGTCGCCACGGCTGACGGCAACATCATGGAGAGCACCTCCACGCCAACCGCCACCGCAACGGCAACTGCAGAGCCCGACGGCACGGAGACGGCAACGGCAACTGCAGCGCCTGACACGGATATGGCAACTGACACGGCAACCAACGAGTCCGACGATGACACTGAGACCGGGACGTCTGAGGACACGCCTGGCTTCGGTGTCGCTGTCGCGCTCATCGCGCTCCTGGCTGCCGCGCTCCTGGCCGGTCGACGCGAGTAA
- a CDS encoding lyase/dioxygenase 3 (lactoylglutathione lyase, aromatic compounds dioxygenase) (KEGG: nph:NP4460A lyase/dioxygenase 3 (lactoylglutathione lyase, aromatic compounds dioxygenase)), protein MWCTAWCDGRTYELGDAWGHLAVEYANLEGFWETLQTREAQDYRDPESCDDNDAFTKASDGHEIKW, encoded by the coding sequence ATGTGGTGCACAGCATGGTGCGACGGGCGCACGTACGAACTCGGCGACGCCTGGGGCCACCTCGCGGTGGAGTATGCGAACCTCGAAGGGTTCTGGGAGACGCTGCAAACTCGGGAGGCCCAAGATTACCGCGACCCGGAATCCTGTGACGACAACGATGCGTTCACGAAGGCGAGCGATGGGCACGAAATCAAGTGGTGA
- a CDS encoding hypothetical protein (KEGG: nmg:Nmag_0890 hypothetical protein) — MAHELVLTETLVSSLEQYEREDAERIISKLENIVEFPDHFLDRLKNHPGYKLRVGAFRVLMDWDKEANVLYAIDAFERKKEYRELGRYREVWGSWRDET; from the coding sequence GTGGCACACGAACTCGTTCTCACCGAAACACTCGTCAGCTCACTCGAGCAGTACGAACGGGAGGACGCCGAACGAATCATTAGCAAACTGGAGAACATCGTGGAGTTCCCCGATCACTTTCTCGACCGACTGAAGAACCATCCGGGGTACAAGCTCCGTGTCGGAGCGTTCCGCGTCCTGATGGACTGGGACAAGGAGGCCAACGTACTGTACGCGATCGACGCATTCGAGCGCAAGAAGGAGTACCGCGAACTCGGCCGGTACCGTGAAGTGTGGGGCTCGTGGCGGGACGAGACGTAA
- a CDS encoding CopG-like domain-containing protein DNA-binding domain (PFAM: CopG-like DNA-binding~KEGG: hsl:OE5178F hypothetical protein), translating into MGTGSDDTDDKMVKLNVKVPKRLLAELDELAEELEYPNRSEFVREVLRDTAEPVLTPGAKEGITEGYADVAAGRTMSAAEARERLGIDEA; encoded by the coding sequence ATGGGCACCGGATCGGACGATACCGACGACAAGATGGTGAAACTTAACGTCAAGGTTCCGAAACGATTGCTCGCGGAGCTCGACGAACTGGCCGAGGAACTGGAGTACCCCAACCGCTCGGAGTTCGTTCGTGAGGTGCTCAGAGACACCGCGGAGCCGGTTCTGACGCCCGGCGCCAAAGAGGGTATCACCGAGGGGTATGCCGATGTCGCCGCTGGTCGAACGATGTCTGCCGCCGAGGCGCGGGAGCGACTGGGTATCGACGAGGCGTGA
- a CDS encoding hypothetical protein (KEGG: nmg:Nmag_3227 hypothetical protein), with the protein MSGPAYDPGEASHRALRGIRQELERHPAVSVAQGFPDEEFTNVVAELDAVVVGREDATLTVRWFAGEQPESDPEFSFHYSGPDADFGWHHEPNPHVDGWSHFQRREQWGSAYRYEPHSFASLAPVRVVWEVLAKLDAELAY; encoded by the coding sequence GTGTCGGGACCAGCCTACGACCCCGGGGAGGCGTCTCACCGGGCGCTCCGTGGGATTCGGCAGGAACTCGAACGACATCCCGCGGTTTCGGTGGCACAGGGGTTCCCGGACGAGGAGTTCACGAACGTCGTCGCCGAACTGGACGCGGTGGTCGTCGGGAGGGAGGATGCGACGCTGACTGTCCGGTGGTTCGCGGGCGAACAACCGGAGTCGGACCCGGAGTTCTCGTTTCACTACAGCGGGCCAGACGCAGATTTCGGCTGGCACCACGAGCCGAACCCACACGTGGATGGATGGAGTCACTTCCAGCGACGCGAGCAATGGGGGTCGGCGTACCGCTACGAACCGCACTCGTTCGCCTCGCTGGCTCCGGTGCGTGTCGTCTGGGAGGTTCTGGCGAAGCTGGATGCGGAACTGGCGTACTGA
- a CDS encoding hypothetical protein (KEGG: hwa:HQ3499A hypothetical protein) yields the protein MTESAPGVETWKAHTTAFDRVRSVAVSASGPRTAAEIAADAAVAENTARDHLERLVEMNVVLRGERGGTTTYAPDPLHARAGSIRDLLDTHDHDGLIALKAELQERTAEWVAEYEVDSPRELRERAADAEDAATTRRMRADANDWELVAHRLGLVEEAIRNYTTYSRSGRASA from the coding sequence ATGACCGAGAGCGCGCCCGGGGTCGAAACGTGGAAAGCGCACACGACCGCGTTCGACCGCGTTCGATCCGTTGCAGTGTCAGCGTCCGGTCCACGTACTGCCGCGGAAATCGCCGCCGACGCCGCCGTCGCGGAGAACACGGCGCGCGATCATCTCGAGCGACTCGTGGAGATGAACGTGGTCCTGCGTGGGGAGCGAGGAGGGACGACCACGTACGCGCCCGACCCGCTCCACGCGCGGGCGGGGTCGATCCGCGACCTGCTCGATACGCACGACCACGACGGACTGATTGCGCTGAAGGCGGAACTGCAGGAGCGAACGGCTGAATGGGTCGCGGAGTACGAGGTGGACTCACCACGAGAACTCCGAGAACGCGCTGCCGACGCCGAGGATGCAGCGACCACGCGACGCATGCGGGCGGACGCGAACGACTGGGAGTTGGTCGCCCACCGCCTCGGCCTCGTGGAGGAGGCGATCCGCAACTACACGACGTACAGCCGCTCCGGGCGGGCATCGGCCTGA
- a CDS encoding Glyoxalase/bleomycin resistance protein/dioxygenase (PFAM: Glyoxalase/bleomycin resistance protein/dioxygenase~KEGG: hmu:Hmuk_1948 glyoxalase/bleomycin resistance protein/dioxygenase): MSHTLDHVMMRVEDLEESLDWYTTHLDYEETGRWEADSFTNVFLAPADVHEEGALLELTYNHDGRSYDMGDAWGHIAVRVEDVEEAYAELMDGGVEDYRPPEDNPGYAFVKDPDGHEIEIVQRDHGARWSLDHTMIRVEDADEALGWWTRKMEYEHTGRWEADSFSNYFLKPEDAAEEAMAVELTYNYDGGSYDVGDAWGHLAVECADLEGFWETLQTREAVDYRDPESCDYNYAFMKTSDGHEIEVVTR; encoded by the coding sequence ATGAGCCACACCCTCGACCACGTGATGATGCGGGTCGAAGACCTCGAGGAATCGCTCGACTGGTACACGACCCATCTCGACTACGAGGAGACAGGTCGCTGGGAAGCCGACAGCTTCACGAACGTCTTCCTCGCCCCGGCTGACGTCCACGAGGAGGGCGCGCTGCTGGAGCTTACCTACAACCACGACGGGCGCAGCTACGACATGGGCGACGCCTGGGGCCACATCGCCGTCCGTGTTGAGGATGTCGAGGAGGCCTACGCCGAACTGATGGACGGCGGTGTCGAGGACTATCGCCCGCCCGAAGACAATCCCGGCTACGCGTTTGTGAAGGACCCTGACGGCCACGAGATCGAAATCGTCCAGCGCGACCACGGTGCTCGCTGGAGCCTCGACCACACGATGATTCGTGTCGAGGACGCCGACGAAGCGCTCGGCTGGTGGACCCGGAAGATGGAGTACGAACACACCGGGCGCTGGGAGGCAGACAGCTTCTCGAACTACTTCCTCAAGCCCGAGGACGCTGCGGAGGAGGCGATGGCTGTGGAGCTGACGTACAACTACGACGGAGGTAGCTATGACGTCGGCGACGCCTGGGGGCATCTGGCTGTGGAGTGTGCGGACCTCGAGGGGTTCTGGGAGACGCTGCAGACCCGTGAAGCAGTGGACTATCGGGATCCGGAGTCCTGTGACTACAACTACGCGTTCATGAAGACGAGTGACGGCCACGAAATCGAGGTCGTGACGCGGTAG
- a CDS encoding small GTP-binding protein (KEGG: hla:Hlac_0782 small GTP-binding protein~TIGRFAM: Small GTP-binding protein~PFAM: GTP-binding protein, HSR1-related; TGS), protein MGLEDEIDELREEIQSTPYNKSTEAHIGRLKSKLAEKKEKLENQSSAGGGTGYSVEKSGDATVALVGFPSVGKSTLINALTNAQSDVGDYEFTTLNVNPGMLKHRGANIQILDVPGLIEGAASGRGGGREVLSVVRTADLVVFVLSVFEIDQYDRLAHELYENKVRLDTTPASVSITKDHTGGLRVTTSDDVTMENETIKDVLREHGYVNAEVTVRGDVSIDELIDSIMDNRVYLPSIVSVNKADLIDEEYLPTVKDDLRTHDIDPEEAIFISAEEELGLDGLKERIWEKLGLIRVYMDKPGRGVDYEEPLVLPPASTIEDACLDIGGDEFLDRFRFARVSGNSAKHNDQQVGKTHELADEDVLRIIVRK, encoded by the coding sequence ATGGGACTGGAGGACGAGATCGATGAACTCCGCGAGGAGATTCAGAGCACGCCCTACAACAAGTCCACCGAGGCACATATCGGGCGGCTGAAATCCAAACTCGCGGAGAAAAAGGAGAAGCTCGAGAACCAGTCGTCCGCGGGCGGCGGCACCGGCTACTCTGTCGAGAAGAGCGGCGACGCCACCGTCGCACTGGTGGGCTTCCCTAGCGTCGGTAAATCGACGCTCATCAACGCACTCACCAACGCCCAGTCCGATGTCGGCGACTACGAGTTCACCACGCTGAACGTGAACCCCGGGATGCTCAAACACCGGGGCGCGAACATCCAGATACTTGACGTGCCGGGCCTCATCGAGGGTGCCGCCAGCGGCCGCGGTGGCGGGCGGGAGGTGCTCTCAGTCGTCCGGACTGCGGACCTGGTGGTGTTCGTGCTCTCAGTGTTCGAAATCGACCAGTACGACCGGCTCGCACACGAACTCTACGAGAACAAAGTCCGGCTCGACACCACGCCCGCCAGCGTCTCGATTACCAAAGACCACACCGGCGGACTCCGGGTCACCACCAGCGACGACGTGACGATGGAGAACGAGACCATCAAGGACGTGCTCCGGGAGCATGGCTACGTCAACGCCGAGGTGACAGTACGGGGCGACGTGAGCATCGACGAGCTCATTGACTCCATCATGGACAATCGCGTCTATCTCCCCTCTATCGTCTCGGTCAACAAGGCCGACCTCATCGACGAGGAGTATCTCCCGACGGTGAAAGACGACCTCCGGACCCATGACATCGACCCCGAAGAGGCCATCTTCATCTCCGCCGAGGAGGAGCTCGGCCTCGACGGCCTGAAGGAACGGATCTGGGAGAAACTCGGCCTCATCCGGGTGTACATGGACAAGCCCGGGCGCGGCGTCGACTACGAGGAGCCGCTGGTGCTCCCCCCGGCGTCGACCATCGAGGACGCCTGTCTGGATATCGGCGGCGACGAGTTCCTCGACCGGTTCCGCTTTGCTCGGGTCAGTGGCAACTCGGCCAAACACAACGACCAGCAGGTTGGGAAGACACACGAACTCGCCGACGAGGACGTGCTGCGCATCATCGTCCGGAAGTGA